In Pieris rapae chromosome 10, ilPieRapa1.1, whole genome shotgun sequence, the genomic window ATGCACAGCTTCCGCAGCGGTGTATGCGTTCCCCCACTGCAGGGCTGGGCGAGGTAGTCTCGCGGGTGTCATCTTCCAGAACACACGAAATAAAGCTCTCCtcctgaaaaatatatttgtcgaATTAGTTTCCTCGTCTCTTTCAAGATAggatataaaaagtaaaatcataGTAAAACACTGATAACTATGGATAACTTCCATTGTAAAATGCAgagttatatttatcatattttgttttgattttctaaacattaaagattatattaaatttatactatcGCCTCCgcgaaataatgaaaaataagatTCCTATTTATCTGCATACATACGAATTGAAACGTGAGTGAAACCGGCgaaatacacaaatatgttAAAAGTGCTTGAAATGTAATTCAGTTTTGAAGTTACTTTTAtatcttttcatttaatttgttaatgacACGTACCTGTAAGTCAGACGGCTTCTCTCGGAAATGCATACGAATGTGTGTTCGCATGCCTCGCAGGGTGTTTCCTCTATATCGACATATTGTACAACGGAAAGCTTTGACGCCAGCGTGAGCTTCCATGTGCCGTTGAGCGGCGGCTGCGGTCGGTGAAACCACCTCGCAACATGGGCATTTCCAACCTCCTTCAGAACCAGACGGAGGCCTTGGCACCTCGGGTATACTTCTTGGGGACCGAGTCTCCCTTTTTGTACAGTAGTACAATTGATGCGTAGTTAAGTTATCCAGCGAGCTGAAATGTATGCCACACGCAAGGCAGATCAGTTGTCGATATTGTGGAGGAGGTCCGGGTTCCGGAGGCGCTGGACTTGCGCGTTCCTCTCCTCCAGCCGAACAGTAATGCCTTTTATGAATTCGATAGTTCTCATATTTGCAAAAGACAATATTGCATTCTTTGCATTTCGATACTCCTTGTTTGACTAGCACTTGAGGTGATGCGGTTGTGATTGGCATGTCTTTTGGAAGTCTTAAAGGCAGTGATGGGATTATTTGAGGTGGCACAACGGAGCTGAATTTTTCTTCTGGAGGAGACGGTAACCTGAGAGGTTTCGGTGTGGGGTCTCTTGAATTTCTTCGCCTTCGTTTCGGTGAACTTTCACCACTTGGAGAGGAAGATAGCCTGGAAGGTGAGGGCGTGGCGGGTGAAGCGGGAAGGGAAGGAGCACATACAATCTGTTCTGGTGTTGCAGAACGTATTCGATTTTCCTTCTCATGGTCATCAGTGGTCACCGATTCAGGTGTGCGTCTAACGGTCAGATCTAAAGGAGTTGCGGCATCTCTAGACGCCTCACGAGGTCTATTTGCTGATTTTAAAACTTCTGCCTCTTTAATATCTGTATTCATATTTGGTATATGTCGGTTTATTGGTTGGAATGTACCATTCGGTAATAAGAAACATGGAGTATCAGGATCCGGTAACGTCGCCCCTGGCAACGTACTAGCGCTTCGTAATAGGGAATACGGTACTATTAATATTGGGTTAGTTGGTAATGCTAGTGCATATTGATTTTGCGCAGGTGGAGTAGTCCCGGGTGAAGGAGGCGCAGAACCTGATGTAGCCGATCCTGTTCTAGCAGCTGCCAGCACTGCTTGCTTCACAACTTGTCTAGTGTTGCAATAATGTTCTTTGTGAGCTCGAAAAGTGTTAACAGAGGTAAAGTGAATGTCACAGTCCACACAATATCTGTCTTGCGCTGGCGAACCTTCTGTAGTTTCACCGTTCGAGGCAGGTGGTGGCACCGGTGTGCTAGTACTAATCGGAGACGATGAATGCATTCGCATATGACGGTTTAAGCTGACTTTCTTATCAGCGCTATAAGAGCAGTAGGTGCAAGCATATTGTTTTCCCACTGGCCGATTTGTCTTGCTGTCACCAGATTCACTATTAGCTGTTTGCTCATTTGACGAATCATTGTTATCTGTTTTAGATGGTCTTTTAGAGCAATAATGCTCTTGATGTGCTTGAAGTGTGCTTAACGAGGAATATCGTATTCCACACGGCATACACTTATATCCTGGGGCTGTGGAGATTGCAGCAGGAAATAAGGCAGGAAAGTTTGCCGCGGTGAGCGCAATGAAATCTCTGGCTTGCTGCACGGATGGTGGTGGCGGCGAAGGTGACGGAGGCTCGTGTTTGAGCGTAGTCGCCTGAGGCGCGAGCGCAGGATCCGTAGCGAGGTTTGTGTTAAGGCGCAATCTGGGTGGGGAGGGCGTCGGAGAGCTCCCAGATTCCGGGGATGCAGCACCGCTGGAGGCAACGCGCTCGCCTCCGGAACTTGGCGTATGAGGTTCTGCCGGCATCGCCTCGGTCTCGTTTCCCCATTCCTCGTCCTCACCTGAAAAAACACACACCTTTAATTGCAATTGAGACATTCAAAGATACCTAAATGGAATTTCGAGAagacataaaaacaaatcgaCGGTATCGGTTCCTATTAGTGTTGTTAATAGCTCAGCGATGCTACGTTGGCAGTGGTTTTCTCGCGATAGTCGTCACTCGTCACGTTTCGCTCGGTATCAGTCGACGTCAGTCAGATCTGGCTTCGGTCGAGGCATACATTAGCGCTCCTAATTGAGACGTGCTCGCGGTATGTAAATTTCGCCGCGTGGGTGGGGAGCTGAGAGTTTAAATACGTTTCTTCTATTAGGATACAGAAATGCGAAATCAAGAGGTCGATCTATCAATATGAACCGGTCGCGAGGCCGTCCGTCCATCAACATTGCGCGTGATTCCTTCAAGGGAAAACAGAACAAAAAGGTTACAGACCCTCTTGTAATTGGATCTGATTTCCAGAAAACGCTCGCTGACCTTCCTTTTTGAGCGACAAGGATCTCGAGCGAGCAAGGAATTAACCTATCTTTCGCGCAACGATCTCAGCTCAAAACGCCAATTAATGAGAGTCTCAACTTCATTCTCCGCTCCTGTGAAGATCATTATATGGGCACGACAGTGAGATGGACGCGACGATTGGCGCGCGGCTGCCATCTCGCGGTAACGAATTCCACTCGAATCAGACTGCGTTCGGGTCACGCTATCCTAGACGCAGGCTGTGATTGGTCGTTAGGATGCAGTGGCAGCTCGATTGGCTCAGCTAATGCCTGATTTATCTGAAGTGCACGGTTAATGTCTGCTTCATAGCGAACCGCGAGTCTATCGTAGTTCGTTAGTTGCGTTCGAGCTCCCGTTTTTCGCTAAGTAAGTTATAAGTTGCGATTGTTCAGAGGTTGAATGTTCAATCAGATAGATGGCGTGACTCAGTGTCGTTTAAGCAGGGCTCGCAGACCGAACGTCGATTCGTTAAATGATATTCATCAGTGCCCTTTTGTCTTTATAAACATGTCAAATATAGCGGCTAAAAGTTCTTTATGTAAGTGCAGACatgcaaataattattttgtttgaatcGTTAGGAACCCGCATAAATTCGTAAGCAAATGCTAGACGCGATACACGGTATGTTAAACGTATgtgttgaaattatttaaatgcacGTAGTTAGTAATAACGCAAAGTACTGATTTAGTCCATAGCGTCTCAAGACACACAAAAAGACAATTTAATAAGCTATTAGAACcgaaaacaataatttgttaaacacaaaataaaaacaaggaTATTTCGTTGAAACTTGAAACCATTTACCATTCAATGCTCGAAATGTCCAAACAAGCCACAAACGCTATTAAAGTGCCATTCAAAATTCTATAACACGACAAGAGAACACGTGCTACAGAAAAAAACAACACTCGCCATCTTGTCCTTACATTTATCAGATGGAAGATCAGGCTCCAATTAAAATAGTCGTGCATCGAGTCGGTCACAATCGAATCGATAGAGATCTGTGACGGCGGTGACCGATCACCTAGTTTATTCGAAATCTGATACTACCTGTGATTTTATATGCCTTTATACATATGATTAAACACCCGAACAACGTACGTTTTGTTTCATTGAATTAAACATGAGTAATCGTTTTAACTCGACGATCCTTTACATGTTTGatctttgaatattgttttccCGCCAATTCCGACAGTTAACATTAACGATATCATGTACGGATATAAGCGATGGCCCATGAGATTTTTACTCAATAACTTGGTTAGTTCAGatcaattgtataaaaattatgcgAACTTTACCtatcgaatatttttat contains:
- the LOC110992295 gene encoding zinc finger protein ush isoform X1; the encoded protein is MLLWLRYLKQLELACASVAELPPGGVDDKMCEDEEWGNETEAMPAEPHTPSSGGERVASSGAASPESGSSPTPSPPRLRLNTNLATDPALAPQATTLKHEPPSPSPPPPSVQQARDFIALTAANFPALFPAAISTAPGYKCMPCGIRYSSLSTLQAHQEHYCSKRPSKTDNNDSSNEQTANSESGDSKTNRPVGKQYACTYCSYSADKKVSLNRHMRMHSSSPISTSTPVPPPASNGETTEGSPAQDRYCVDCDIHFTSVNTFRAHKEHYCNTRQVVKQAVLAAARTGSATSGSAPPSPGTTPPAQNQYALALPTNPILIVPYSLLRSASTLPGATLPDPDTPCFLLPNGTFQPINRHIPNMNTDIKEAEVLKSANRPREASRDAATPLDLTVRRTPESVTTDDHEKENRIRSATPEQIVCAPSLPASPATPSPSRLSSSPSGESSPKRRRRNSRDPTPKPLRLPSPPEEKFSSVVPPQIIPSLPLRLPKDMPITTASPQVLVKQGVSKCKECNIVFCKYENYRIHKRHYCSAGGEERASPAPPEPGPPPQYRQLICLACGIHFSSLDNLTTHQLYYCTKRETRSPRSIPEVPRPPSGSEGGWKCPCCEVVSPTAAAAQRHMEAHAGVKAFRCTICRYRGNTLRGMRTHIRMHFREKPSDLQEESFISCVLEDDTRETTSPSPAVGERIHRCGSCAYTSTYRGNVVRHARLVHATEDPEPEETSPIPQVDIKKEPEIDEDTPNYCKSCNISFKYVNTYKAHKQFYCKAATQDATSNNNVPACVNDAPVV
- the LOC110992295 gene encoding zinc finger protein ush isoform X2 gives rise to the protein MSRRKQSNPKPLKREDEEWGNETEAMPAEPHTPSSGGERVASSGAASPESGSSPTPSPPRLRLNTNLATDPALAPQATTLKHEPPSPSPPPPSVQQARDFIALTAANFPALFPAAISTAPGYKCMPCGIRYSSLSTLQAHQEHYCSKRPSKTDNNDSSNEQTANSESGDSKTNRPVGKQYACTYCSYSADKKVSLNRHMRMHSSSPISTSTPVPPPASNGETTEGSPAQDRYCVDCDIHFTSVNTFRAHKEHYCNTRQVVKQAVLAAARTGSATSGSAPPSPGTTPPAQNQYALALPTNPILIVPYSLLRSASTLPGATLPDPDTPCFLLPNGTFQPINRHIPNMNTDIKEAEVLKSANRPREASRDAATPLDLTVRRTPESVTTDDHEKENRIRSATPEQIVCAPSLPASPATPSPSRLSSSPSGESSPKRRRRNSRDPTPKPLRLPSPPEEKFSSVVPPQIIPSLPLRLPKDMPITTASPQVLVKQGVSKCKECNIVFCKYENYRIHKRHYCSAGGEERASPAPPEPGPPPQYRQLICLACGIHFSSLDNLTTHQLYYCTKRETRSPRSIPEVPRPPSGSEGGWKCPCCEVVSPTAAAAQRHMEAHAGVKAFRCTICRYRGNTLRGMRTHIRMHFREKPSDLQEESFISCVLEDDTRETTSPSPAVGERIHRCGSCAYTSTYRGNVVRHARLVHATEDPEPEETSPIPQVDIKKEPEIDEDTPNYCKSCNISFKYVNTYKAHKQFYCKAATQDATSNNNVPACVNDAPVV
- the LOC110992295 gene encoding zinc finger protein ush isoform X3, coding for MPAEPHTPSSGGERVASSGAASPESGSSPTPSPPRLRLNTNLATDPALAPQATTLKHEPPSPSPPPPSVQQARDFIALTAANFPALFPAAISTAPGYKCMPCGIRYSSLSTLQAHQEHYCSKRPSKTDNNDSSNEQTANSESGDSKTNRPVGKQYACTYCSYSADKKVSLNRHMRMHSSSPISTSTPVPPPASNGETTEGSPAQDRYCVDCDIHFTSVNTFRAHKEHYCNTRQVVKQAVLAAARTGSATSGSAPPSPGTTPPAQNQYALALPTNPILIVPYSLLRSASTLPGATLPDPDTPCFLLPNGTFQPINRHIPNMNTDIKEAEVLKSANRPREASRDAATPLDLTVRRTPESVTTDDHEKENRIRSATPEQIVCAPSLPASPATPSPSRLSSSPSGESSPKRRRRNSRDPTPKPLRLPSPPEEKFSSVVPPQIIPSLPLRLPKDMPITTASPQVLVKQGVSKCKECNIVFCKYENYRIHKRHYCSAGGEERASPAPPEPGPPPQYRQLICLACGIHFSSLDNLTTHQLYYCTKRETRSPRSIPEVPRPPSGSEGGWKCPCCEVVSPTAAAAQRHMEAHAGVKAFRCTICRYRGNTLRGMRTHIRMHFREKPSDLQEESFISCVLEDDTRETTSPSPAVGERIHRCGSCAYTSTYRGNVVRHARLVHATEDPEPEETSPIPQVDIKKEPEIDEDTPNYCKSCNISFKYVNTYKAHKQFYCKAATQDATSNNNVPACVNDAPVV